CTCGGAGACGCCTATACTCGGAGTATGTCTCGGTCACCAAGCCTTAGCCGAGGCTTACGGCGGCGAGGTCGGACGTGCTCCCAAGCCCGTACACGGGAAGTCTTCGGAGATCGACCACGACTCCGAGGGAGTCTATACGGATCTGCCTCAGGGATTCCCAGCGGGACGTTACCACTCCCTGATAGTCAGCCAAGTCCCCGACGAGTTCGAGGTTACCGCCGAGTCGAGGTCGAACGGAATAGTCATGGGAATGCGCCACCGAGAGAAGCCCTTAGAAGGCGTCCAGTTCCATCCCGAGAGCGTACTCACTGCCCACGGTCACGAGATAATAGACAGCTTCCTAGAGAAAGCGAGAGACGACTAGTGGAAGGTCTCGCCGCTCTCTGCCTTCTGTCTCAGGAGGTCGGAGGCTTCGTACCTCTGTGCTCCGTACTCCTCTTCGAGACTGTCTAGCTCCTCGACGACCTCGTCGAGACCGCGTTCGTCGGCGTACTCCATCGGACCCTCGGAGAAAGCCGCGCCGAGCTTCATCGCGGTGTCTATTCTCTCGGGGTCAGCGACGTCGTTGTCGACGAGCTTCGCGCCCTCGTTTACCGCGATACACATAACACGGAGCGGGTCGGCTCCCTCGTCGGGGATCTCGACCTCCTCGTCGTAGTCGTAGAATCCCTCGCCCGTCTTCCTGCCGAGCTTCTCGTCCTCGACCTTCTGTTCGAGAAGGGGACAAGGCTCGTAGGAGTCGTCTATCTCCTCCTGGAGGTACTCAAGTATGTCGAGGTTGATGTCGTTGCCTATCTGATCCGAGAGCTCAAATGGACCCATCGGGAGTCCGAGGTCGTTCTTGACCGCGTCGACCTCTCCGAGGGACGCCTCGCCTTCCTCGACAGTCCAGCACGCCTCGTTGATGTAGGGTATGAGGAGGCGGTTGACTATGAATCCGGGCGAGTCCTTCGAGACCCTAACGGGTGTCTTCCCGAGATCCTCGGCGAGTGCCTCTGTCTTCTCCACCGTCTCGTCGGAGGTGTGGTCTCCACGTATGACCTCGACGAGATCCATAATGACGGGAGGGTTGAAGAAATGCATCCCGACGAAGCTCTCGGATCTGTCGGTAATCTCGCTGAGACGTGTGATCGAGAGCGACGAGGTGTTCGAGGCGAAGACGGCGTCGTCGGGTGCTTCTTCGTCTGTGGCTCCCCAGACGTCCTGTTTTATCTCCATCTTCTCGGGGACAGCCTCTATTACGAAGTCGGCGTCTCCGACCGCCTCACCCATGTCGACGAGGGGTGTTATACGATCCATCACCTCGTCGGCGTCGTCTATCTTGCCCTTATCGTCTAAGCCCTCGACGCTGTCCTCAACGGCGTCGTAGCCGTTCTGGACGAACTCTTCCTTTATGTCACGTAGGTTGACGTCGTAGCCAGCGAGTGCGGCGACCTCGGCTATTCCGTGTCCCATGGTTCCGGCTCCGAGAACAGCTATGGTTTCTACGTCTTCTATCATGTAGAATTCGTCGCCTGCTATCTGTTTTAAACTTTCGGAACGGTCGGCGTGATTCAGCAAAAGATAGCGCGGAGCCCCCTTCCTCAACGAGCAGCGCAGAGAGCCCAGGCTCTCAAGCAGCACAGTAGGGAGGGGAGGAACGCGTCCCATCCTCCACCAACACTTTTCTCTGGACTCGGTTAACTCCACCACTACATAGTAGTAAAACATTTAACTGTATAAAACGATAGATACTGATAGTGAGGGAAGCAACGCCGAAGTCCCTGAGAACAGAACAGTTCTCGGGATCGGCCTCGGCGTCGCATACCTTACTCCTACTCCGTCGCAACCAAACTGGGGACGACGGAGGCGTGCTCAAAAATCGGAGATTTTTGGCATGCCACTGAGCTCCGCTCAGTGTAGCACACCCGTAAACGTTGCGCTAAATGGCGGGACGATGACCGTGAACGTGTAAGTACTGACGCCCCTTCGACGGGGAGACAGGCCACTCCGTTGGTTCATAGCCATAGAACGGGAGTTCACGTCAAAGCCCTATCCCTCCACGAGCGAGGGTTTGCCCGAGCAAAGTAGGGTGGGGTAGTTTACAGGTTTTGATACATCTCCCCTAAGTACACAAATACTTAATAATCTCGTCCGAAATAGCGGTCATGGTCAAACAACGCAGTTTCGCCTATATTGGGGTGTTTCTCCTCGTCTTCTTAGCGGGTTGTTCTGCCGCTGGCTCGCTCCATATGAAGTCTGCACCATCGGATTCCAAGTTAGCCGAGCAAGCAAGTCGGCCAGTTATAATCCCGAATGAAGAACCCACGGAGGATCAACTGCTTGTCCAACAAGCGATTACGGATGGGTCTGCAACGAGTGAGAGCCCTAGGCCAGCTGTAGAACCGGGTCTTCC
This sequence is a window from Candidatus Afararchaeum irisae. Protein-coding genes within it:
- a CDS encoding aminodeoxychorismate/anthranilate synthase component II, encoding MRVLLVDNFDSFTWNLVDYVSVVLDDYDESDVLVEKNTVTVEEVEEIDPDAVIISPGPGHPAKERDIGNTVEIIHEFSETPILGVCLGHQALAEAYGGEVGRAPKPVHGKSSEIDHDSEGVYTDLPQGFPAGRYHSLIVSQVPDEFEVTAESRSNGIVMGMRHREKPLEGVQFHPESVLTAHGHEIIDSFLEKARDD